In Microbulbifer agarilyticus, the DNA window CGCAGGCAACCGCACCATCCGCAACGTGATCCAGACCGACGCGGCGATTAACCCAGGCAACTCCGGCGGCCCTCTGCTCGACAGCAGCGGGCGGCTTATCGGGGTGAATACCGCAATTTACAGCCCCAGTGGCGCCAGCGTGGGTATCGGGTTCGCGATTCCGGTGGATACGGTGAAAAAGATTGTTCCGGAGCTGATCGCCCACGGCCGTTTGGTGCGACCAATTCTGGGGATTGAATCGGCCCCGGACCAGTGGGCGAACCGCTACGATTTTGAGGGCGTGGCTGTCCTGCGCACCGCGCCGGGCTTGCCCGCCGAGAAAGCCGGGCTGCGCGGCGTTTACCGCGGCAGTCGCGGTGGCTGGCAACTGGGCGATGTGATTGTGGGTATCGATGGTCGACCGATCAGCAATTACGACGACCTGATGAATGTACTGGAAGACCGCCGACCCGGGGACCGGGTACAGGTGGAGTACCTGCGCGAGGGGGAGGCGTACCAGACTTCGCTGGTACTCGCTGCACCCTAACGCATATGTAATTTAACTTCGCCCGCTACTTAAGTGGCGGCGCCGCTACCGGGGTGCGCCTGGTGAGACACGCCGTAAACCCATCCCTAGGGGCTCTTCGAAAAAGTCCCTTTTTTCGAAGGTCTCACCAGGCGCACCCCGGTATCGACACCTTCGCCCCAGACTTTAAGTAGTAGCTCGAGCCAATAATTCGTTAAACTGCCCGCCGAACCTTTTTACTACAGCGCTGTAATTTTCCATGCAAAAACATTTCCTCTGCGGCTACGAAGACCTCAACGAAGGTGATTCCAAAGGCTTTTCCCTGGGCGACAAAAGCGCAGGCATGAACAATGTATTTGCGGTGAAAAAAGACGGCGAAGTGTACGCGTATAAAAATGTCTGCCCCCACCGGGGCATCAATTTGGAGTGGCAGCCGGATCAATTTCTGGATTCGGAAAAAGCTCTGATCCAATGCGCTTCCCATGGCGCCCTGTTCGAGATACGCACCGGCGAGTGTATTGCCGGCCCCTGTGCCGGCGACGCACTGACACCGGTGCCTGTCGAGTACGCGCAGGATGGGCTCTACGTGTTGCTGGCAGACTAACTACTGCGCAGGTAGAAACGGCACCGGCTCGATCAGGCAGATTTCTTCTGCATCAAGTTTGGCTCGGTAAGCGATCACTTCCACACCACTCTTTAGCGCCTGCGTAAGGGCCTCGGCATAGGCAGGGTCGATGTCGGCCGCGGCTTCCACCGTGGCAATCTGGTCGTGCTGCACACAGTAAAATAGCACCGCGCGCACGCCGGATTTCGCGAGTTTTTCCAGTTCACGCAGGTGCTTGGTACCGCGGGTACTCACCGCATCGGGAAACATACCGCGCGCGCCCTCGGCGAGGGTGACGTTTTTTACTTCGACGTAACAGGCGCCCGCATCCCCTTCCAGCAGAATATCGATGCGACTGTTTTCTTCGCCGTATTTCACTTCGCGGCGCAGGGCGTCATAACCCTGCAACTCAACGACAACACCACTGGTAATCGCTTCTTCCACAAGGTGGTTTGCACGGCCGGTATTCACACCGGCTTTCGCGCCCTCTGGCGTGGTGGTAATTTCCAGGGTATGACGATATTTGCGCTTGGGATTTCCGGAATCGGAATACCAGCAGGGGGTATTTTCTTCCCAACAGTTCTTCATCGATCCGGTATTGGGGCAGTGGATGGTCATAATTTCGCCACCCGGCAAAGCAACATCCGCTAAAAATCGTTTGTAGCGGCGCAGGAGTTTCCCCTCGATCAAGGCAGGACTCAGTTTCACGCGGTCTTCTCAATAAATCGTTTAAAAATACAACACTAGTTGATGCAAGCGCCAACTTGTTGAAAAAATGGCCGCCAGAATACACCAATCAAGTCATCCTTTGTGGGAGGATCATCGCTAGAGGGCAGGTCCGGCAACATTTTGTGGCGCAGTCGTGTGAGATTTGATAGTTTCCTCGCCTTGGCTGCTGCCGCAGCCGTTGGATACAGCCTGCGGTCCAGGCTTCGCGCCTGCTAGGCTTGAATTTGGTTGTAATGCCCCTATAAAGAAGGGCCCGTATTACGAGAGAGGCAATGACTATGCCCAATACTGCTGCGAAATCCGATTCTCTGCACGGCTTTGAGCCCTATCAGGAACAGAAGGGCGAGGAGTACATGAATGAGAAGCAGCAGGAGCATTTCCGCAAACTGCTGCTGGCCTGGAAAGCCGAACTGATGGCAGAGGTGGATCGCACCGTAACGCACATGAAAGATGAAGCTGCCAACTTTCCGGACCCGGCCGATCGCGCCAGCCAGGAAGAAGAGTTCAGCCTGGAACTGCGCACCCGCGACCGCGAGCGCAAACTGATCAAGAAAATCGACTCCACTCTGGAGCTGATTGATCAGGAAGACTACGGCTTCTGTGAAGCCTGTGGTGTCGAGATTGGTATCCGTCGTCTGGAAGCCCGTCCAACCGCAACCCTGTGTGTGGACTGCAAAACCCTGGCGGAGATCAAAGAGAAGCAAATCTCCGGTTGATCCCGCTCTCTGGGCGGCCGTATCCAGCGCCGCCCGGAATCTTCTCCTTACACTGAATATACCGCAACAGTGTCTTTACCTTCCGCATCTTACGCTTCTGCATCTTCGTCCTCTTCCGAGCACTACGTAGGCCGCTTCGCGCCCTCGCCCACCGGACCACTGCATTTTGGCTCTTTGGTATGTGCCCTCGGCAGCTATTTGGATGCCATTGCCCACGGTGGCCATTGGTTGATCCGCATGGAGGATCTGGATCCTCCGCGGGAAATGCCCGGTGCCGCGGAGCGCATTCTGCACTCGCTGCATGCCCACGGCCTGCACAGTCATTCGCCGGTGGTGTGGCAGAGCAAGCGTCACGACCTGTATCAGCAGGCTCTGCAGCAGCTGCGTGCGCAGGATCAGATCTACCCGTGCTCGTGCACGCGCGAACAGGTCCGCACGGCCGGAGGCCACAGCAAAGCC includes these proteins:
- a CDS encoding Rieske (2Fe-2S) protein — its product is MQKHFLCGYEDLNEGDSKGFSLGDKSAGMNNVFAVKKDGEVYAYKNVCPHRGINLEWQPDQFLDSEKALIQCASHGALFEIRTGECIAGPCAGDALTPVPVEYAQDGLYVLLAD
- the sfsA gene encoding DNA/RNA nuclease SfsA, yielding MKLSPALIEGKLLRRYKRFLADVALPGGEIMTIHCPNTGSMKNCWEENTPCWYSDSGNPKRKYRHTLEITTTPEGAKAGVNTGRANHLVEEAITSGVVVELQGYDALRREVKYGEENSRIDILLEGDAGACYVEVKNVTLAEGARGMFPDAVSTRGTKHLRELEKLAKSGVRAVLFYCVQHDQIATVEAAADIDPAYAEALTQALKSGVEVIAYRAKLDAEEICLIEPVPFLPAQ
- the dksA gene encoding RNA polymerase-binding protein DksA; this translates as MPNTAAKSDSLHGFEPYQEQKGEEYMNEKQQEHFRKLLLAWKAELMAEVDRTVTHMKDEAANFPDPADRASQEEEFSLELRTRDRERKLIKKIDSTLELIDQEDYGFCEACGVEIGIRRLEARPTATLCVDCKTLAEIKEKQISG